From one Micromonospora siamensis genomic stretch:
- a CDS encoding branched-chain amino acid ABC transporter permease — protein sequence MTGSMVEAPPAHVPDELTPGRSRWHGLRPYLPLVALAVAAVVPYSTVALPGIFEGPLNSPGTLQLLAVCLVFGGLAAGYDLLFGRTGMLSFGHALYFAAGVYGTDILVTRAGLPLWQAALLTITGGTVLAALLGAVALRTVGIAFAMVTLAFAQVGAILVARDFGGLTGGEEGLPLDVSGLPAALVGVTNTVNLYWLALAYLAVVVFVVHRVSGSPTGRVLAGLRDDERRIGVLGLDPYRFKLVAFTLAGGLAAAAGVVYCLIVGGASPHVTSSELTLSLLVMVVLGGPGTRWGPVLGGILYMYLDHRLTAFGSSDTVDALPEFLSRPLSQPLFVLGTVFILAVYFFPGGLAGLKTRLTPLTRALRTPRRPSKR from the coding sequence ATGACCGGATCCATGGTGGAGGCGCCCCCGGCCCACGTCCCCGACGAGTTGACCCCCGGCCGCTCGCGCTGGCACGGGCTGCGGCCGTACCTGCCGCTGGTGGCGCTGGCCGTGGCGGCGGTCGTGCCGTACTCGACGGTGGCCCTGCCGGGGATCTTCGAGGGGCCGCTGAACTCGCCGGGCACCCTGCAACTGCTCGCCGTCTGCCTGGTCTTCGGTGGGCTCGCCGCCGGCTACGACCTGCTCTTCGGCCGCACCGGGATGCTCTCCTTCGGGCACGCCCTCTACTTCGCCGCCGGGGTCTACGGCACCGACATCCTGGTCACCCGGGCCGGGCTGCCGCTGTGGCAGGCCGCCCTGCTCACGATCACCGGCGGGACGGTCCTGGCGGCGCTGCTCGGTGCGGTGGCGCTGCGTACCGTCGGGATCGCCTTCGCCATGGTGACCCTGGCGTTCGCCCAGGTCGGGGCGATCCTGGTGGCCCGGGACTTCGGCGGGCTCACCGGGGGCGAGGAGGGGCTGCCGCTGGACGTCTCCGGGCTGCCCGCCGCCCTGGTCGGGGTGACCAACACGGTCAACCTGTACTGGCTGGCGCTGGCGTACCTGGCGGTGGTGGTCTTCGTGGTGCACCGGGTGAGCGGCTCGCCGACCGGGCGGGTGCTGGCCGGGCTGCGCGACGACGAGCGGCGGATCGGGGTGCTCGGGCTCGACCCGTACCGGTTCAAGCTGGTCGCGTTCACCCTGGCCGGCGGCCTGGCCGCGGCGGCCGGGGTGGTCTACTGCCTGATCGTCGGCGGCGCCAGCCCGCACGTCACCAGCAGCGAGCTGACCCTGTCCCTGCTGGTCATGGTCGTCCTCGGCGGCCCCGGCACCAGGTGGGGCCCGGTCCTCGGCGGCATCCTCTACATGTACCTCGACCACCGCCTCACCGCCTTCGGCAGCAGCGACACGGTCGACGCCCTCCCGGAGTTCCTCAGCCGCCCGCTGAGCCAACCCCTCTTCGTCCTAGGCACCGTCTTCATCCTCGCGGTCTACTTCTTCCCCGGCGGCCTAGCCGGCCTCAAAACCCGCCTCACCCCCCTGACCCGCGCCCTCCGTACCCCCCGCCGCCCCTCAAAGCGTTGA
- a CDS encoding branched-chain amino acid ABC transporter permease — translation MGTVILLTLTGLGLAALYFLVASGLSLVFGLADVLNFAHGLFLGVGAYATWWASGNLPGAGPDGLGFLLAVAFGVAAGVLVAVLVELVLIRPLYSRTIEQVLVTVGLSLAGVALLQATWGADARPFPRPHWTRQVTGILGANVPNAGLLLIVAAAVVLAALLAFLRWTRYGLVIRAGVENREMVTALGIDVRKAFTLVFAIGGAAAALAGALGGVYFGTVSPGQGGSLLIFAFIVVVIGGMGSVVGSAYAAVAVGLLQQFVNYYGPSGLGDVCVVALLAVVLLLRPQGFAGKVATA, via the coding sequence ATGGGCACGGTCATCCTGCTGACGCTGACCGGGCTGGGCCTGGCCGCGCTGTACTTCCTCGTCGCCTCCGGACTCTCCCTCGTCTTCGGCCTGGCCGACGTGCTGAACTTCGCGCACGGGCTGTTCCTCGGCGTCGGCGCGTACGCCACCTGGTGGGCGTCGGGGAACCTGCCCGGCGCCGGGCCCGACGGCCTCGGCTTCCTGCTGGCCGTCGCGTTCGGGGTGGCCGCCGGGGTGCTGGTCGCCGTGCTGGTGGAGCTGGTGCTGATCCGGCCGCTCTACTCGCGCACCATCGAGCAGGTGCTGGTCACCGTTGGGCTGTCGCTGGCCGGGGTGGCGCTGCTCCAGGCCACCTGGGGCGCCGACGCCCGACCCTTCCCGCGCCCGCACTGGACCCGCCAGGTCACCGGAATCCTCGGCGCGAACGTGCCGAACGCCGGGCTGCTGCTGATCGTCGCCGCCGCCGTGGTGCTCGCCGCGCTGCTGGCCTTCCTCCGCTGGACCCGCTACGGCCTGGTGATCCGGGCCGGGGTGGAGAACCGGGAGATGGTCACCGCCCTCGGCATCGACGTCCGCAAGGCGTTCACCCTGGTCTTCGCGATCGGCGGGGCCGCCGCCGCGCTGGCCGGCGCGCTCGGCGGCGTCTACTTCGGCACCGTCTCGCCCGGGCAGGGCGGCTCGCTGCTGATCTTCGCCTTCATCGTGGTGGTGATCGGCGGCATGGGCTCGGTGGTCGGCTCCGCGTACGCGGCCGTCGCCGTCGGGCTGCTGCAACAGTTCGTCAACTACTACGGCCCGTCCGGCCTCGGCGACGTCTGCGTGGTCGCGCTGCTGGCCGTGGTGCTGCTGCTGCGCCCGCAGGGCTTCGCCGGAAAGGTGGCAACCGCATGA
- a CDS encoding ABC transporter ATP-binding protein has protein sequence MTAPVLSVEDLSVRIAGLHILQGVSFTVAPTGVTVLLGRNGVGKTTTLRAIVGLTPRNGEASGSIRMDGGDLLGRPTHRLVRAGLGYVPEDRDVFAGLTVAENLRLAERRGTTPAYDKVFALFPELDRRGRQRAGSLSGGQQQMLAIGRVLLNDNRLLLVDEPTKGLAPKVVTEVAEVLERVAESVPVLLVEQNLAVVRRLARDAVVLAAGRVAWAGAAAELLAEAELTRSLLGVGSGDHHGTPTPAGVRKDES, from the coding sequence ATGACCGCGCCTGTGCTGAGCGTCGAGGACCTGTCGGTGCGGATCGCCGGGCTGCACATCCTCCAGGGGGTGTCGTTCACCGTCGCCCCGACCGGGGTGACCGTGCTGCTCGGCCGCAACGGCGTCGGCAAGACCACCACCCTGCGGGCGATCGTCGGGCTCACCCCGCGCAACGGCGAGGCGAGCGGCAGCATCCGGATGGACGGCGGCGACCTGCTCGGTCGCCCCACCCACCGGCTGGTCCGCGCCGGGCTCGGCTACGTCCCGGAGGACCGGGACGTCTTCGCCGGCCTCACCGTGGCGGAGAACCTGCGGCTCGCCGAACGGCGGGGCACCACCCCGGCGTACGACAAGGTCTTCGCGCTCTTCCCCGAGCTGGACCGGCGCGGACGGCAACGGGCCGGCTCGCTCTCCGGCGGTCAGCAGCAGATGCTCGCCATCGGCCGGGTGCTGCTCAACGACAACCGGCTGCTGCTGGTCGACGAGCCCACCAAGGGGCTCGCGCCCAAGGTGGTCACCGAGGTTGCCGAGGTGCTGGAACGGGTCGCCGAGTCGGTGCCGGTGCTGCTGGTCGAGCAGAACCTGGCCGTGGTCCGCCGGCTGGCCCGCGACGCGGTGGTGCTGGCCGCCGGCCGGGTCGCCTGGGCCGGGGCCGCCGCCGAACTGCTCGCCGAGGCCGAGCTGACCCGCTCGCTGCTCGGCGTCGGATCCGGCGACCACCACGGCACCCCCACCCCCGCCGGGGTACGGAAGGACGAGAGCTGA
- a CDS encoding ABC transporter ATP-binding protein, whose protein sequence is MLATRGLTWRIGEVAIVDDVAFDLAPGEFLGVIGPNGAGKTSLFNLITGLRRPTDGRILLDSEDITALPPHRRARLGLGRTFQASSVFGSLTVRENVRLAVQAHRGGSMKLWRRAAADREVAAAADAALDRVGLHHRGTALAGTLAHGEKRKLEIALLLAGEPRVMLLDEPMAGVSAEDVPELVAVIRSLTGDNGRSVLMVEHHMDVILGLADRIAVMHHGALLACDTPDTVMANATVQEAYLGEQL, encoded by the coding sequence TTGCTCGCCACCCGCGGTCTGACCTGGCGGATCGGTGAGGTCGCCATCGTCGACGACGTCGCGTTCGACCTGGCGCCCGGGGAGTTCCTCGGCGTCATCGGGCCCAACGGCGCCGGCAAGACCTCCCTGTTCAACCTGATCACCGGCCTGCGCCGGCCGACCGACGGCCGGATCCTGCTGGACTCCGAGGACATCACGGCACTCCCGCCGCACCGGCGGGCCCGCCTCGGGTTGGGACGTACCTTCCAGGCGTCCTCGGTCTTCGGGTCGCTCACCGTCCGGGAGAACGTCCGGCTCGCCGTCCAGGCGCACCGCGGGGGCTCGATGAAGCTGTGGCGGCGGGCGGCGGCCGACCGGGAGGTCGCCGCCGCCGCCGACGCGGCGCTCGACCGGGTCGGCCTGCACCACCGGGGTACGGCCCTGGCCGGCACCCTCGCCCACGGCGAGAAACGGAAGCTGGAGATCGCCCTGCTGCTGGCCGGCGAACCCCGGGTGATGCTGCTGGACGAGCCGATGGCCGGGGTCAGCGCCGAGGACGTGCCGGAACTCGTCGCGGTGATCCGGTCGCTGACCGGCGACAACGGACGGTCGGTGCTGATGGTCGAGCACCACATGGACGTGATCCTGGGACTCGCCGACCGGATCGCGGTGATGCACCACGGCGCGCTGCTGGCCTGCGACACCCCGGACACGGTGATGGCCAACGCCACCGTCCAGGAGGCCTACCTCGGAGAACAACTATGA
- a CDS encoding substrate-binding domain-containing protein has protein sequence MTVRTTRRAILSATMLAAALAATACGSPQETASGGGDSTAPVKVGLVYSQSGPLASYGKQYIEGFRAGLDYATKGTGKVGDRKIELTEVDDAGDPAKAVSAAKDLIGKGTKILAGSTASGVALQVAPIAAQNKVLFISGPAATDAITGANKYTFRSGRQSYQDVVTAKSFIGDPTGKKVVVFAQDGAFGDANEAAVKAVIGGAGATVSSVRAPASATEFTPFASQIKAAKPDLLFVAWAGTTAPAMWQTLDQQGVLSATTVVTGLDIRASWPTFGAAGSKISFLSHYFDGASDTEAAKAAKAKIPGGTLDLFHPDGFAAAQMVVRAVTEGGDDVDKMIKALEGWSFDGVKGPMTVRADDHALIQPMFQAKLTGSGTDFTATAEKSLTGDEAAPPVTQMKG, from the coding sequence ATGACGGTCCGGACGACGCGGCGGGCGATCCTGTCCGCCACCATGCTGGCGGCGGCGCTCGCCGCCACCGCCTGTGGCAGCCCACAGGAGACCGCCTCCGGCGGCGGCGACAGCACCGCCCCGGTCAAGGTTGGCCTGGTCTACTCCCAGTCGGGCCCGCTGGCCAGCTACGGCAAGCAGTACATCGAGGGGTTCAGGGCCGGGCTCGACTACGCCACCAAGGGCACCGGCAAGGTCGGCGACCGGAAGATCGAGCTGACCGAGGTCGACGACGCCGGTGACCCGGCCAAGGCGGTCTCCGCGGCCAAGGACCTGATCGGCAAGGGCACGAAGATCCTGGCCGGCTCGACCGCCTCGGGCGTGGCCCTCCAGGTCGCCCCGATCGCCGCGCAGAACAAGGTCCTCTTCATCTCCGGACCGGCGGCCACCGACGCCATCACCGGCGCCAACAAGTACACGTTCCGTTCCGGGCGGCAGTCGTACCAGGACGTGGTCACCGCCAAGTCGTTCATCGGCGACCCGACCGGCAAGAAGGTCGTGGTCTTCGCCCAGGACGGCGCCTTCGGCGACGCCAACGAGGCCGCGGTCAAGGCGGTCATCGGCGGCGCCGGCGCGACCGTCAGCAGCGTCCGGGCCCCGGCCAGCGCCACCGAGTTCACCCCGTTCGCCAGCCAGATCAAGGCCGCCAAGCCGGACCTGCTCTTCGTCGCCTGGGCCGGCACCACCGCCCCGGCCATGTGGCAGACCCTGGACCAGCAGGGCGTGCTCTCCGCCACCACGGTCGTCACCGGGCTGGACATCCGCGCCTCCTGGCCCACCTTCGGCGCCGCTGGCAGCAAGATCTCGTTCCTGTCGCACTACTTCGACGGCGCCAGCGACACCGAGGCCGCGAAGGCCGCCAAGGCCAAGATCCCCGGCGGCACGCTGGACCTGTTCCACCCGGACGGCTTCGCCGCCGCCCAGATGGTGGTCCGGGCGGTCACCGAGGGCGGCGACGACGTGGACAAGATGATCAAGGCGTTGGAGGGCTGGAGCTTCGACGGCGTCAAGGGCCCGATGACGGTACGCGCCGACGACCACGCCCTGATCCAGCCGATGTTCCAGGCGAAGCTGACCGGCAGCGGCACCGACTTCACCGCCACCGCCGAGAAGAGCCTGACCGGCGACGAGGCCGCCCCGCCGGTCACCCAGATGAAGGGCTGA